From Oncorhynchus keta strain PuntledgeMale-10-30-2019 chromosome 25, Oket_V2, whole genome shotgun sequence, one genomic window encodes:
- the LOC127911694 gene encoding uncharacterized protein LOC127911694: protein MWSDFQTQGMLPSVFTQGMLPSVFTQGMLPSVFTQGMLPSVFNQGMLPSVFTQGMLPRVYSGNVTPCVYSGNVTLCVYSGNVTLCVYSGNVTPCVYSGNVTLCVYPGNVTVCVYSGNVTLCVYSGNVTLCVYSGNVTICVYSGNVTVCVYSGNITLCVYSGNVTLCVYPGNVTICVYSGNVTLCVYPGNVTVCVYSGNVTLCVYSGNVTICVYSGNVTLCVYPGNVTVCVYSGNVTLCVYSGNVTLCVYSGNVTVCVYSGNVTICVYSGNVTLCVYSGNVTLCVYSGNITLCVYSGNITLCVYSGNVTLCVYSGNVTLCVYSGNVTLCVYSGNITLCVFSGNVTVCVYSGNVTLCVYSGNVTLCVYSGKLKSSIVINVTGCMSVRILISFFTL from the coding sequence ATGTGGTCAGACTTCCAGACACAGGGAATGTTACCATCTGTGTTTACTCAGGGAATGTTACCCTCTGTGTTTACTCAGGGAATGTTACCTTCTGTGTTTACTCAGGGAATGTTACCCTCTGTGTTTAATCAGGGAATGTTACCCTCTGTGTTTACTCAGGGAATGTTACCCCGTGTTTACTCAGGGAATGTTACCCCCTGTGTTTACTCAGGGAATGTTACCCTCTGTGTTTACTCAGGGAATGTTACCCTCTGTGTTTACTCAGGGAATGTTACCCCCTGTGTTTACTCAGGGAATGTTACCCTCTGTGTTTACCCAGGGAATGTTACCGTCTGTGTTTACTCAGGGAATGTTACCCTCTGTGTTTACTCAGGGAATGTTACCCTCTGTGTTTACTCAGGGAATGTTACCATCTGTGTTTACTCAGGGAATGTTACCGTCTGTGTTTACTCAGGGAATATTACCCTCTGTGTTTACTCAGGGAATGTTACCCTCTGTGTTTACCCAGGGAATGTTACCATCTGTGTTTACTCAGGGAATGTTACCCTCTGTGTTTACCCAGGGAATGTTACCGTCTGTGTTTACTCAGGGAATGTTACCCTCTGTGTTTACTCAGGGAATGTTACCATCTGTGTTTACTCAGGGAATGTTACCCTCTGTGTTTACCCAGGGAATGTTACCGTCTGTGTTTACTCAGGGAATGTTACCCTCTGTGTTTACTCAGGGAATGTTACCCTCTGTGTTTACTCAGGGAATGTTACCGTCTGTGTTTACTCAGGGAATGTTACCATCTGTGTTTACTCAGGGAATGTTACCCTCTGTGTTTACTCAGGGAATGTTACCCTCTGTGTTTACTCAGGGAATATTACCCTCTGTGTTTACTCAGGGAATATTACCCTCTGTGTTTACTCAGGGAATGTTACCCTCTGTGTTTACTCAGGGAATGTTACCCTCTGTGTTTACTCAGGGAATGTTACCCTCTGTGTTTACTCAGGGAATATTACCCTCTGTGTTTTCTCAGGGAATGTTACCGTCTGTGTTTACTCAGGGAATGTTACCCTCTGTGTTTACTCAGGGAATGTTACCCTCTGTGTTTACTCAGGGAAGCTGAAGTCATCTATAGTCATAAATGTGACTGGCTGTATGTCTGTTAGAATTCTAATATCCTTCTTTACTCTATAG